From one Deinococcus sp. QL22 genomic stretch:
- a CDS encoding NAD(P)H-dependent oxidoreductase, producing MLMVKANPKPTAESYCLRLGQQFCTAYAAAHPETIITELDLYRDHIPLIDSEIMSAWGKLAKREDLTYSEQNKLDRLNEIVEQFMQNDTIVFVAPMWNFGYPPMMKAYMDAIAIAGKTFKYTVQGPVGLVTGKRAVVLEARGGLWSEGAGCQLEHSFSHLRGFLAFLGITDVTPVFAENLNVDPGRAEEIFAVAARQARQLAHHL from the coding sequence ATGTTAATGGTCAAGGCCAACCCGAAACCGACCGCAGAGTCCTACTGCCTGCGCCTGGGACAACAGTTCTGCACGGCCTACGCCGCTGCACACCCCGAAACAATCATTACTGAGCTTGACCTCTACCGGGATCACATCCCCCTCATAGACAGTGAAATCATGTCCGCCTGGGGAAAACTGGCCAAACGCGAAGACCTCACCTACAGCGAACAGAACAAGCTGGATCGTCTCAATGAAATTGTCGAACAGTTTATGCAGAATGACACCATCGTTTTCGTCGCTCCCATGTGGAATTTTGGCTACCCGCCGATGATGAAGGCCTACATGGATGCCATTGCGATTGCTGGCAAGACGTTTAAATACACGGTGCAGGGCCCGGTCGGATTGGTTACCGGTAAGAGAGCGGTTGTTCTAGAGGCACGAGGTGGCCTCTGGAGTGAGGGCGCTGGTTGCCAGCTGGAACATTCGTTCAGCCATCTGCGCGGATTTCTGGCTTTCCTGGGGATCACAGACGTCACACCAGTGTTCGCTGAAAATCTCAACGTAGACCCGGGAAGAGCCGAGGAGATTTTTGCTGTCGCTGCTCGACAGGCCAGGCAACTGGCCCATCATCTTTGA
- a CDS encoding transposase, which yields MAVLYRGRAVPLVSRVLEHASAQVGTEQLLPVLAEVKGLLDFLGLHDVRLLADRGFCDTALMGWLRVCGWHFRIRIKSSLILAAPDGQRVCTIGKSNSQRAKRAASTTSRSPDTDLGRWELWAVPRTAQSSGRW from the coding sequence GTGGCCGTCCTCTACCGGGGACGCGCGGTACCGCTCGTCTCCCGCGTCCTAGAGCATGCCAGTGCTCAGGTCGGCACCGAACAACTCCTGCCTGTCCTCGCCGAGGTCAAAGGCCTGCTGGATTTTCTTGGGCTGCACGATGTTCGACTCCTGGCGGATCGGGGTTTTTGCGACACGGCCTTGATGGGCTGGCTCCGCGTCTGCGGATGGCACTTCCGCATCCGCATCAAATCGAGCCTGATTCTGGCCGCTCCAGACGGGCAACGGGTCTGCACCATCGGGAAATCAAACTCGCAGCGCGCGAAACGCGCTGCTTCCACAACGTCACGATCACCGGACACCGATTTGGGCCGGTGGGAGCTCTGGGCCGTCCCACGGACGGCCCAGAGCAGTGGCAGGTGGTGA